In Anaerobacillus isosaccharinicus, one genomic interval encodes:
- a CDS encoding response regulator: MANRILIVDDAAFMRMMIKDILSKNGFEIAGEANDGAQAVEKYKELSPDLVTMDITMPEMDGITALKEIKKFDPNAKVIMCSAMGQQAMVIDAIQAGAKDFIVKPFQADRVIEAIKKTIG, encoded by the coding sequence ATGGCGAATAGAATTTTAATCGTAGATGACGCAGCATTCATGAGAATGATGATAAAAGACATATTATCTAAAAATGGTTTTGAAATAGCTGGTGAAGCAAATGATGGAGCACAAGCAGTAGAAAAATATAAAGAGCTATCACCTGATCTTGTTACAATGGATATCACAATGCCCGAAATGGATGGAATTACTGCTCTTAAGGAAATTAAGAAGTTTGATCCTAATGCAAAAGTTATTATGTGCTCAGCAATGGGCCAACAAGCGATGGTAATTGATGCTATTCAAGCTGGCGCTAAGGACTTTATTGTGAAACCGTTCCAAGCAGATCGTGTAATTGAAGCAATTAAGAAAACAATTGGATAA
- the fliY gene encoding flagellar motor switch phosphatase FliY has product MSDMLSQDEINALLSGLNNDDNEDSSEAPSLNIENYLSSIEQDALGEIGNISFGSAATALSTLLNQKVDITTPKVSIIDKKELEDQFPQPHVAVHVKYTEGFDGINLLVIKTIDAAIIANLMLGGDGTGVNETELGEMEISAVQEAMNQMMGSASTSMSTIFNKKVDISPPGIDLMDVKEGQGTTNIPDEETLVKISFSLKIGTLIDSQIMQLVTVSFAKDLVDQLMNPRSDEEELIPEPAQLQQEMHQQPSQDFQQPSQGYQQPPVQPYYENQGQQPQYGVPAAHYYEQQPRQPQNFGGMAYSQQPPNQRAANVQPAAFSNFDAPSLNDAEAKNLSMLLDIQLQVTVELGRTKRSIKEILELSQGSIVELDKLAGEPVDILVNNKLIAKGEVVVIDENFGVRVTDIVSQSDRLKNLQ; this is encoded by the coding sequence ATGAGTGACATGCTTTCTCAAGATGAAATTAATGCCTTATTAAGTGGGCTTAATAATGATGATAATGAAGATAGTAGCGAAGCTCCTAGTTTAAATATTGAAAACTACCTTTCTAGTATTGAACAAGATGCACTTGGCGAAATTGGAAATATTTCATTTGGAAGTGCGGCAACAGCGCTATCTACATTATTAAATCAAAAAGTAGATATTACGACACCTAAAGTATCTATCATCGATAAGAAAGAACTGGAGGACCAGTTTCCGCAGCCCCATGTAGCCGTACATGTTAAATATACAGAGGGTTTTGACGGAATTAATTTATTAGTCATAAAAACAATTGATGCGGCAATTATTGCTAACTTAATGTTAGGTGGCGATGGTACAGGCGTTAATGAAACTGAGTTAGGTGAAATGGAAATTAGTGCCGTTCAAGAAGCAATGAACCAAATGATGGGGTCTGCTTCGACATCAATGTCAACAATATTTAACAAAAAAGTTGACATTTCCCCACCAGGAATTGATTTAATGGATGTAAAAGAAGGGCAAGGAACTACTAATATTCCAGATGAAGAAACTCTAGTTAAAATATCATTTAGTTTAAAAATTGGAACTTTGATAGATTCACAAATCATGCAATTAGTAACAGTTTCCTTTGCGAAAGATTTGGTTGACCAATTGATGAATCCTAGAAGCGATGAAGAAGAATTGATTCCGGAGCCTGCTCAACTACAACAAGAAATGCATCAACAGCCTAGCCAAGATTTTCAACAACCAAGTCAAGGCTATCAACAACCACCAGTTCAGCCTTATTATGAAAACCAAGGACAGCAGCCACAATACGGTGTACCAGCTGCCCATTACTATGAGCAACAGCCGAGGCAACCGCAAAATTTTGGTGGCATGGCATATAGTCAACAACCACCAAATCAGCGAGCTGCCAACGTTCAGCCAGCAGCTTTCTCAAATTTTGATGCACCAAGTTTAAATGACGCAGAAGCAAAAAATTTGAGCATGCTGTTAGATATTCAACTTCAGGTGACGGTTGAGTTAGGTAGAACAAAGCGCTCGATAAAGGAAATTCTGGAGCTATCTCAAGGGTCGATTGTAGAACTAGATAAGTTAGCTGGTGAGCCTGTAGACATATTAGTAAACAACAAGTTAATCGCTAAAGGTGAAGTAGTTGTTATTGACGAAAACTTCGGAGTCAGGGTAACTGACATAGTTAGTCAGTCTGATCGTTTAAAGAATTTACAATAA
- the flhF gene encoding flagellar biosynthesis protein FlhF, producing MKVKKFVAKSMSEAMKKIRTELGSEAVILNSKEVETGGFLGFFTKKNIEVIAAVDTAPAVRRPAPKKTSQTQPSPKPPVTKNTLTKQELTKVESINASKNGMLEKEVKELKDIVNGISSSIATQFDDYPEILKKINQVLINQDISLNIRIDVMKKLLKKWYILDKETTSEEEVLQWVREVIKETIQPNNMGGFNFNKKFLNLVGPTGVGKTTTIAKIAAHCVLKHNKKVAFITTDTFRIAAIDQLKTYAKILNVPVEIAYSVEDFKKAKEKLSGYDLVLIDSAGRNFLNELYIEELKKVINFDEEMETYLVLSLTSKYRDMATIYEQFAKVNINKVIFTKKDETFSRGAMINLVHEYNVGVSYITNGQSVPDDILEGSVEEIVNSIIEVDNYE from the coding sequence GTGAAGGTTAAAAAATTTGTAGCAAAATCAATGTCAGAAGCGATGAAGAAAATTCGAACTGAACTTGGCAGTGAAGCAGTTATTTTAAATTCGAAAGAAGTTGAAACAGGAGGATTTTTAGGTTTTTTTACAAAAAAAAATATTGAGGTAATTGCAGCTGTTGATACAGCGCCTGCAGTTCGAAGACCAGCACCTAAAAAAACATCTCAGACACAGCCTAGTCCAAAACCACCTGTAACTAAAAATACATTAACCAAACAAGAGTTAACTAAAGTAGAAAGTATTAACGCATCTAAAAACGGGATGCTTGAAAAAGAAGTAAAAGAGCTTAAGGACATCGTAAATGGTATCTCTAGTTCGATTGCTACACAATTCGATGATTATCCTGAAATTTTAAAGAAAATTAATCAAGTTTTGATTAACCAAGATATTTCACTTAACATTCGAATTGATGTAATGAAAAAGTTACTTAAAAAGTGGTATATTTTAGATAAGGAAACAACAAGTGAAGAGGAAGTATTGCAATGGGTAAGAGAAGTTATTAAAGAAACGATCCAACCCAATAACATGGGTGGATTTAATTTCAATAAAAAATTCCTAAACCTTGTTGGGCCAACAGGGGTAGGGAAAACAACCACTATAGCAAAAATAGCAGCACATTGTGTGTTAAAGCATAATAAAAAGGTTGCCTTTATAACTACAGATACGTTTAGAATTGCGGCTATCGATCAATTAAAGACTTATGCGAAAATTTTAAATGTGCCAGTTGAGATTGCTTATTCTGTGGAAGATTTTAAAAAAGCAAAAGAAAAATTATCCGGATATGATCTAGTTTTAATTGATTCTGCTGGAAGAAACTTTTTAAATGAACTATATATTGAAGAATTAAAAAAAGTAATTAACTTTGATGAAGAAATGGAAACGTATTTGGTCCTTTCTTTAACTTCAAAATATCGTGATATGGCAACAATCTATGAGCAATTTGCCAAGGTAAATATAAATAAGGTTATCTTTACAAAAAAGGATGAAACATTTTCTCGTGGGGCAATGATTAATTTAGTTCATGAATATAACGTAGGCGTATCCTATATCACCAATGGACAAAGCGTACCTGACGATATTCTCGAAGGCTCGGTTGAAGAAATAGTTAATAGTATAATTGAGGTTGATAACTATGAATGA
- the fliQ gene encoding flagellar biosynthesis protein FliQ: MSQEFVISMAEKGVFAVLVIAGPLLVIALGIGLAVSIFQATTQIQEQTLAFVPKIVGVLVALIVFGPWMLSHMLSFASEIFGNLHRFVG; the protein is encoded by the coding sequence GTGAGTCAAGAATTTGTCATTTCAATGGCTGAAAAAGGTGTATTTGCAGTACTTGTCATTGCTGGGCCGTTACTTGTGATTGCATTAGGAATAGGTCTAGCAGTTAGTATTTTTCAAGCAACGACGCAAATTCAAGAACAAACACTAGCGTTTGTTCCGAAAATTGTTGGAGTACTGGTGGCGCTAATTGTTTTTGGGCCATGGATGCTTTCACATATGTTATCTTTTGCATCTGAAATTTTTGGTAACTTGCATCGGTTTGTTGGATAA
- a CDS encoding flagellar biosynthetic protein FliO — protein MKQLRKQLDKKMIRRWHPMYYYKILLCLFLVIGVIHPLWTMNVQADETNKSVLDGYRPPSGQAPIEDEENEIEGQIGTGNLTDINDLSQDQSLFGIFFQLFIALAVIIFLIYALIRFIGKRSQSYQTHRTLQNIGGVHVGSNRSIQLVRVGERVLVVGVGETIQLLKEIDDEKEVRKIIEENQVDEAQQQLSSLVKWVQTKLNGQGDIPTSKTYFKGLLERQLTDVKNSQKQAHAEIKEREQ, from the coding sequence TTGAAGCAATTAAGAAAACAATTGGATAAAAAAATGATTAGGCGTTGGCACCCTATGTATTACTATAAAATTTTGTTGTGTTTATTTTTAGTCATAGGAGTTATTCATCCGCTTTGGACAATGAATGTTCAAGCGGATGAAACAAATAAATCTGTTTTAGATGGATATCGTCCACCTAGTGGACAAGCCCCTATTGAAGATGAAGAGAATGAAATTGAGGGCCAAATAGGTACTGGAAATTTAACTGATATTAATGATTTATCACAAGACCAGAGCTTATTCGGAATATTTTTTCAGCTGTTTATAGCACTTGCAGTCATTATCTTTCTGATTTATGCACTTATTCGATTTATCGGAAAACGTTCGCAATCCTATCAAACTCATCGCACATTACAAAATATTGGTGGTGTTCATGTAGGTAGTAATAGGTCTATTCAACTAGTAAGAGTTGGAGAGCGGGTTTTAGTCGTTGGTGTTGGAGAAACAATTCAATTGTTAAAAGAAATTGATGATGAAAAAGAAGTTAGAAAAATAATCGAAGAAAACCAGGTTGATGAAGCGCAGCAACAACTTTCATCATTAGTTAAATGGGTACAAACAAAACTTAATGGACAAGGAGACATTCCTACATCCAAAACGTATTTTAAAGGGTTACTAGAGCGACAATTAACTGATGTGAAAAATTCGCAAAAACAGGCCCATGCAGAGATTAAGGAGAGGGAACAATGA
- the flhA gene encoding flagellar biosynthesis protein FlhA, producing MLIIPLPPGMLDVLIIVNISLALLIILVAMNTKEPLQFSIFPTLLLLITLFRLGLNVSTTRSILGKGEAGNVIDTFGSFVVGGNALVGFVVFLILIIIQFVVITKGAERVSEVGARFTLDAMPGKQMSIDADLNAGMISDIEAKERRLKIEREADFYGAMDGASKFVKGDAIAGIIIVIINLIFGLIIGMMQQGLDIASAASKYTLLTVGDGLVSQIPALLISTATGIVVTRAASEGNLGDDITKQLLAYPKMLYITGGTIGLLGIVTPISLMLTMPMAAFLILGGYLLLKNEDKRLSEVDEAAASAEESPDDMKSPESVVNLLQVDPIEFEFGYGLIPLADANQGGDLLDRVVMIRRQLAIELGLIVPVIRIRDNIQLQPNEYSIKIKGNEVTKGELLLDHFMAMSPGVDDESIIGIETVEPAFGMPALWISEDMKEQAELSGYTVVDPPSVVSTHLTEVIKRHAHELLGRQETKQLIDHLKEAYPTLVDDVTPNPLSIGEVQKVLANLLKEKVSIRNLPTIFETLADYGQMTKDTDLITEYVRQALSRQITKQYANTSEPLYVVTMSGSVEKIVADGVQQTEHGNFLALDPNNSQGIIDAVLYEVERMSEMGQMPILLCSPAVRMYVRHLLERYIPHVPVLSYNELEPTIEVQSVGVVNV from the coding sequence ATGCTTATCATCCCACTACCGCCAGGAATGTTGGATGTTCTGATTATTGTTAATATTTCTCTTGCTCTCCTAATCATATTAGTTGCCATGAATACAAAAGAACCGTTGCAATTTTCGATCTTCCCTACACTATTGCTATTAATTACATTATTTCGTTTAGGGTTAAACGTATCGACCACTAGATCAATACTCGGTAAAGGTGAAGCCGGGAATGTTATCGATACATTTGGGTCATTCGTTGTAGGTGGTAATGCCCTCGTCGGATTTGTTGTATTCTTAATCTTAATTATCATTCAATTTGTTGTCATAACGAAAGGGGCCGAACGTGTTTCTGAGGTTGGTGCCCGTTTTACATTAGATGCAATGCCAGGTAAGCAAATGAGTATTGATGCTGATTTAAATGCAGGAATGATTTCCGATATTGAAGCTAAAGAACGTCGTTTGAAAATTGAACGTGAAGCAGACTTTTATGGTGCGATGGACGGAGCGAGTAAATTCGTTAAAGGGGATGCCATTGCTGGTATCATCATCGTTATTATTAATCTTATTTTTGGCTTAATTATCGGAATGATGCAACAGGGCTTAGATATTGCGTCTGCTGCCTCAAAATATACATTATTAACGGTAGGAGATGGACTAGTCAGTCAAATTCCAGCCCTATTAATCTCAACAGCTACTGGTATCGTAGTAACTCGTGCAGCTTCTGAAGGGAATTTGGGAGATGATATTACAAAACAGCTATTGGCCTACCCAAAAATGCTCTACATTACAGGGGGGACAATTGGATTACTAGGTATTGTTACACCAATTAGTCTAATGCTAACAATGCCTATGGCTGCTTTTTTAATCTTAGGTGGTTACTTATTACTTAAAAATGAAGATAAGAGATTATCGGAAGTTGATGAGGCGGCAGCGAGTGCTGAGGAAAGTCCAGATGATATGAAATCTCCAGAGAGTGTTGTAAACCTTCTTCAAGTTGATCCAATTGAATTTGAATTTGGTTATGGACTAATCCCTTTGGCGGATGCGAACCAGGGTGGAGATTTATTAGACCGTGTTGTTATGATTAGACGTCAACTTGCCATTGAATTAGGATTAATCGTTCCCGTTATTCGAATCCGAGATAATATTCAACTCCAACCAAACGAATACTCGATTAAAATAAAGGGGAATGAGGTAACAAAAGGTGAATTATTACTTGATCACTTTATGGCCATGAGTCCAGGAGTAGATGATGAGAGCATCATCGGAATTGAAACCGTGGAACCGGCGTTTGGAATGCCTGCTCTTTGGATTAGTGAGGACATGAAGGAGCAAGCTGAATTATCAGGTTATACTGTTGTTGATCCACCTTCTGTTGTTTCGACACATTTGACGGAAGTCATTAAGCGTCATGCCCATGAATTACTAGGACGTCAAGAAACAAAACAATTAATCGATCATTTAAAAGAAGCTTATCCTACTTTAGTAGATGATGTTACGCCAAACCCACTTTCAATTGGAGAAGTTCAAAAAGTATTAGCAAATTTACTGAAAGAAAAAGTATCTATTCGTAATTTGCCAACGATTTTTGAAACACTAGCCGACTATGGTCAAATGACAAAAGATACTGATTTGATTACAGAATATGTGAGACAAGCTCTTTCTAGACAAATTACAAAACAATATGCAAATACTAGTGAGCCTCTTTATGTTGTTACAATGAGTGGTTCGGTAGAGAAAATAGTTGCTGATGGAGTTCAACAAACTGAACATGGTAATTTCCTAGCATTAGATCCAAATAATTCACAAGGAATTATTGATGCGGTTCTTTATGAGGTAGAACGAATGAGTGAGATGGGACAAATGCCAATTTTACTTTGTTCTCCAGCTGTTCGTATGTATGTACGACATCTTCTTGAACGGTATATACCTCATGTCCCAGTTTTGTCGTATAATGAACTTGAGCCTACGATTGAGGTTCAAAGTGTAGGGGTGGTGAATGTTTAG
- the fliP gene encoding flagellar type III secretion system pore protein FliP (The bacterial flagellar biogenesis protein FliP forms a type III secretion system (T3SS)-type pore required for flagellar assembly.) yields the protein MISISFIPALDIFSDEPQNLAATIQLLLLMTVLTLAPSILILMTCFTRIIIVLSFVRTGLATQQMPPNQVLIALALFITFFIMSPILSEVNETALQPLFNDELTQEEAFERATIPFRYFMAEHTREKDLALFMGYAGMERPETIEDIPLSALVPAFAISELKTAFQIGFMIFVPFLVIDMVVASVLMSMGMMMLPPVMIALPFKILLFVMVDGWYLVVRSLLLSF from the coding sequence ATGATTTCAATTAGTTTTATTCCTGCCTTAGATATTTTTAGTGATGAGCCACAAAACCTAGCTGCTACGATTCAACTGTTATTATTAATGACAGTTTTAACATTAGCTCCTAGTATTTTGATATTAATGACTTGTTTTACAAGAATTATCATTGTATTATCATTTGTTCGGACAGGTCTTGCAACGCAACAAATGCCACCGAATCAAGTGTTGATAGCTTTGGCATTATTTATTACATTCTTCATTATGTCACCAATTTTATCAGAAGTGAATGAAACAGCTCTTCAACCTTTGTTCAATGATGAGCTGACTCAAGAAGAAGCTTTTGAAAGGGCTACAATCCCTTTTAGATATTTTATGGCTGAGCACACGAGGGAAAAAGATTTAGCGTTGTTTATGGGCTATGCAGGAATGGAACGTCCAGAAACTATAGAAGATATTCCACTTTCAGCGTTAGTGCCTGCTTTTGCAATTAGTGAACTGAAAACCGCTTTTCAAATTGGATTTATGATTTTTGTGCCGTTCCTAGTCATTGATATGGTTGTTGCTAGTGTTTTAATGTCAATGGGAATGATGATGCTTCCACCAGTTATGATTGCCTTACCATTTAAAATTCTACTTTTCGTAATGGTTGATGGCTGGTATTTAGTTGTTAGGTCATTACTATTAAGCTTTTAA
- a CDS encoding MinD/ParA family protein — protein sequence MNDQAKNLRQMLNKVSDTNKNAKVIAVVSGKGGVGKSNFSLNFAIDLNKSGKKVILFDLDIGMANVDILMGISAKFTVLDMIEKELSIWDIIEEGPEQLSFIAGGTSFSSIFQLNPRKLSRFLQQLEMISTSFDYIIFDMGAGVSKDSLHFILSANEVIVVTTPEPTSVTDAYAMVKYLQLKDQDIMIKILVNRADSLTEGQKTFENLKLVTSQFLQKEISLLGIIPNDQVVLKAVKAQKPFVLYAPTSKPSQAIKGIVNSLNGVIENEATISPSSDFFKKIKKYFSEK from the coding sequence ATGAATGATCAAGCAAAGAACTTACGTCAGATGCTAAATAAGGTAAGTGATACGAATAAGAATGCAAAAGTAATCGCAGTAGTTAGTGGCAAAGGTGGCGTTGGTAAGTCAAATTTCTCATTAAACTTCGCTATAGACCTTAATAAATCAGGAAAAAAAGTAATTTTATTTGACTTAGATATTGGAATGGCAAATGTTGATATACTAATGGGCATTTCTGCTAAGTTCACAGTTCTAGATATGATTGAAAAAGAGTTGTCGATTTGGGATATTATCGAGGAAGGACCTGAACAACTTTCATTCATTGCTGGTGGTACTAGTTTTTCTTCCATTTTTCAATTGAATCCAAGGAAACTATCTAGGTTTTTGCAACAACTCGAGATGATCAGTACAAGCTTTGATTATATTATATTTGATATGGGTGCAGGAGTATCTAAAGATAGTTTACATTTTATATTGTCGGCCAATGAAGTAATTGTTGTAACAACACCAGAACCAACATCTGTTACAGATGCGTATGCAATGGTGAAATATTTACAGTTAAAAGATCAAGATATTATGATTAAGATTTTAGTTAATCGGGCTGATTCACTTACTGAAGGACAGAAAACGTTTGAAAATTTAAAATTAGTAACAAGTCAGTTTCTGCAAAAAGAAATCTCATTATTAGGAATTATCCCAAATGATCAAGTTGTCTTAAAGGCTGTTAAAGCCCAGAAACCTTTTGTTCTATACGCACCTACTAGTAAACCCAGTCAGGCAATTAAGGGAATTGTAAATAGTCTCAACGGAGTAATAGAAAATGAGGCAACAATATCACCTTCTTCGGACTTTTTTAAAAAAATTAAGAAATATTTTTCTGAAAAATAA
- the flhB gene encoding flagellar biosynthesis protein FlhB: MAFLPLDLQFFAGEKTEQATPKKKQETRKKGQVAKSADINTAIILLLVFIFLWLIGSYTGKSIIKFFQFMFQEFLLFQLTDENVNSLFLEITTQAVIIVAPIMLVAFLAAILSNYLQVGFLFAPEAIQMKLSKLNPIQGFKNIYSVTAIVEFLKSILKICLVGLVTFTILWLNVDQILMLSLIPISDAFSFVGSLTVTMGIAVSILLIFLAVLDYLYQRYDHAKKIKMSKQDIKDEYKKTEGDPLIKSKIKEKQRQMAMQRMMQEVPKADVVITNPTHYAVALKYDGNKMDAPVVIAKGVDFIAQKIKGIAKHNEIITVENRPLARALYDQAEIGDEVPEDLFKAVAEVLAYVYRIKNKV, from the coding sequence ATGGCTTTTTTACCTCTTGATCTCCAATTTTTCGCTGGGGAAAAAACTGAACAAGCAACACCTAAAAAAAAGCAAGAAACTAGAAAAAAAGGTCAAGTCGCTAAAAGTGCTGATATTAATACAGCTATTATTCTTCTATTAGTTTTTATTTTTTTATGGTTAATAGGAAGCTATACTGGTAAAAGTATTATTAAATTTTTCCAGTTTATGTTTCAAGAGTTTTTACTATTTCAATTGACCGATGAGAATGTTAATAGTTTATTTTTAGAAATTACTACACAAGCCGTCATAATTGTAGCACCAATTATGCTAGTGGCGTTTCTTGCTGCTATTCTTAGTAACTATTTACAAGTAGGGTTTCTCTTTGCACCAGAAGCAATTCAAATGAAACTAAGTAAATTAAATCCAATTCAAGGATTTAAAAATATATACTCAGTTACGGCAATAGTAGAATTTTTAAAATCTATTTTAAAAATATGTCTTGTCGGTTTAGTTACCTTTACAATTTTATGGTTAAATGTCGATCAAATCCTGATGTTATCCTTAATTCCGATTTCAGATGCTTTTAGTTTCGTCGGGAGTTTAACTGTAACAATGGGAATAGCCGTTTCTATCTTATTAATTTTTTTGGCAGTTTTAGATTATTTGTATCAGAGGTATGATCATGCAAAGAAAATTAAAATGTCAAAGCAGGATATAAAAGATGAGTATAAGAAAACAGAAGGTGACCCTCTAATCAAATCTAAAATTAAAGAAAAACAACGGCAAATGGCCATGCAGAGAATGATGCAAGAAGTTCCTAAAGCTGATGTTGTTATTACAAACCCAACTCATTATGCGGTTGCCTTAAAGTACGATGGTAATAAAATGGATGCTCCAGTTGTTATTGCAAAAGGTGTTGATTTTATTGCTCAAAAAATTAAGGGAATTGCAAAACATAATGAGATTATTACCGTTGAAAATCGACCGTTAGCCCGTGCTTTATACGATCAAGCAGAAATTGGTGACGAAGTACCAGAAGATTTGTTTAAAGCGGTGGCCGAGGTTTTAGCATATGTTTACCGAATTAAAAACAAAGTTTAA
- the fliR gene encoding flagellar biosynthetic protein FliR has translation MLDLLEFVPAFLLIVTRVSAFFITLPLFSHRTIPARHKIGFAFLLSFLMFFTVDPPIIEIDGVYFLLIMKEVIVGLTVGLIAMVMMYAIQVAGGFIDIPMGFMIANVIDPQTGTQSPLTGGYLYTFALLFLFAIDAHHLLLDGIYYSYQFIPLEQIFIPFSNENILLHFVKTFTLMFFIAFQMAMPVVGCLFLVDVALGMIGRAVPQVSVFVIGFPLKIFVGFVILILTMPAFFMVTKYLVQQMVLAMRTLMQLYGGM, from the coding sequence ATGCTAGATTTATTAGAATTTGTTCCAGCTTTTTTGCTAATTGTTACTAGAGTTTCAGCTTTTTTTATTACTTTACCACTATTTTCCCATCGTACTATTCCAGCAAGACATAAGATCGGTTTTGCTTTTCTTCTTTCATTTTTGATGTTTTTTACGGTTGATCCACCAATCATTGAAATTGACGGTGTTTATTTTCTGTTAATTATGAAAGAAGTTATTGTAGGATTAACAGTTGGATTAATCGCAATGGTTATGATGTACGCCATTCAAGTTGCTGGTGGCTTTATTGATATTCCAATGGGTTTTATGATTGCTAACGTTATTGATCCACAAACCGGGACGCAAAGTCCTTTAACAGGTGGATATTTATATACGTTCGCGCTTTTATTCTTATTTGCGATTGACGCCCATCATCTATTATTAGATGGAATTTATTACAGTTACCAATTTATTCCTCTTGAACAAATTTTCATTCCGTTTAGTAATGAAAATATCCTACTACATTTTGTGAAGACTTTTACGCTAATGTTTTTTATTGCCTTTCAAATGGCAATGCCTGTTGTTGGGTGTTTATTTTTAGTTGATGTTGCGTTAGGGATGATAGGGAGAGCTGTTCCCCAGGTAAGTGTATTTGTAATCGGTTTTCCACTTAAAATTTTTGTTGGTTTTGTTATTCTAATACTAACTATGCCTGCTTTTTTTATGGTGACAAAATATTTAGTACAACAAATGGTTTTAGCTATGAGAACGTTAATGCAGCTTTATGGGGGGATGTAG
- the fliM gene encoding flagellar motor switch protein FliM encodes MAEVLSQSEIDALLSAISTGEMDANELKKEESQKKVKVYDFKRALRFSKDQIRSLTRIHENFARLLTTYFSAQLRTFVQITVASVDQLPYDEFIRSVPKMTILNVFEPYPLDGRFLIEVNPNIAYAMLDRLLGGRGIALNKVDNLTEIETRIMTQLFQRTLESFQEAWSTVVELDPQMDELEVNPQFLQMVSPNETVVVISLSTAIGEATGMINICLPHVVLEDILPKLSVHYWMQTKKKSRLPEEVEALENNVRNAPLVINVELGKSEISIQEFLQLDIGDTIELNSLIDDPLIIKVGNVPKFLAQPGKVKNKLAIQVTEVIEEGENNE; translated from the coding sequence TTGGCTGAGGTTTTATCACAAAGTGAGATAGATGCCCTGCTATCTGCTATATCAACTGGGGAAATGGATGCTAACGAATTAAAAAAAGAAGAGAGCCAAAAAAAAGTTAAGGTTTATGATTTCAAACGAGCACTTCGCTTTTCTAAAGATCAAATTAGAAGCTTAACGAGAATTCATGAAAACTTTGCAAGACTCTTGACAACATATTTTTCAGCACAACTTCGTACTTTTGTTCAAATAACTGTTGCTTCTGTAGATCAGCTACCATATGATGAGTTTATTCGTTCTGTTCCAAAGATGACAATTCTAAATGTCTTTGAGCCATATCCTTTAGATGGAAGATTTTTAATTGAGGTTAATCCAAATATTGCTTACGCAATGCTTGATCGCCTTTTAGGCGGTAGAGGTATTGCTTTAAATAAAGTTGATAATTTAACTGAAATTGAAACGAGAATTATGACTCAATTGTTTCAAAGAACACTAGAAAGTTTTCAAGAAGCATGGAGTACGGTTGTGGAGCTAGATCCACAAATGGATGAATTAGAGGTGAATCCACAATTTTTACAAATGGTATCACCTAATGAAACAGTTGTTGTTATCTCTCTTTCAACAGCAATTGGTGAAGCGACAGGGATGATCAATATATGTCTTCCTCATGTTGTTCTTGAAGATATCCTACCGAAGTTATCAGTGCATTATTGGATGCAAACGAAAAAGAAAAGTCGTCTCCCAGAAGAAGTAGAAGCATTAGAGAACAATGTACGTAATGCACCACTAGTTATAAATGTGGAGTTAGGAAAGTCAGAAATTTCGATTCAAGAGTTTTTGCAGCTTGATATTGGTGATACAATTGAACTTAATAGTTTAATTGATGATCCTTTGATAATTAAAGTAGGCAATGTACCGAAATTTTTGGCACAACCAGGTAAAGTGAAAAATAAGCTTGCTATTCAAGTAACAGAAGTAATTGAGGAGGGTGAAAATAATGAGTGA